One window from the genome of Bacillota bacterium encodes:
- a CDS encoding DNA polymerase III subunit alpha, translated as MAKFVHLHTHSSYSFLDGANSPTQLVKTAAALGMPALALTDHNYVSGAIELHKAAAEFGIKPITGVEVTLTNRHHLVLLAKNPKGYSALCQILTQAHLNHSRQQPQIALEQLVGWTDDLIALSGCRRGEIPYLILQKQFTQAREAAIRYRRIFPNFYLELIADFLPRAHWLNGNLCELGEELAIPVVVTNNVHYTEPEYFPLHDALTALRTNTTLKEVHPQRRLNAENYLKSAEEMSRLWSWCPQGIAASWEIAQMCSPALDLNRRLFPAFPTPPGVSADEYLRQLVFAGAKERYGRITSQIQSRLEHELDVIARLQVADYFLVVWDIARQAREWGIRYAGRGSAADSAVVYCLYITDVDAIGRNLLFERFLSLERSQTPDIDIDFDARHRDRMAQYVYDTYGPEHVASVCTFSTYRARSAIRDFGKVLGFPAQEIDRVAKLFPHIPADGIKAALDRYPEVRDSRLPKHRYELLFHLCHQAAGLPRHIGTHLGGLIVSAVPLTTITPLQRSAKGVLITQFDKNTIEDLGLIKLDLLSLRTLSAVEDSLASMAASGHSVDYRRLPLDDAATFRRLNSGSTIGTFQLESPAQRALQARLGADNIEDIVASVALIRPGPIQGNMVEPFIARRHGEEPITYLHPKLEPILAKTYGVVLFQEQVIEIATVIAGFTPGEADQLRRVMTHFRSHQEMDRIGQHFIAKAVANGVDRQTAETIFSYIVGYAGYGFCEAHAAAFSDTAYKTAYLIEHYPAHFFAALLNNQPMGFYPPNTLCLEARNRGVTLLPVDINLSEIDFTAAEDSIRIGLKQVNSLSSATQAAIIKARAQGPFTDVEQFCRRVPLQRDELRQLILCGAFDSLNGNRRQLLWRLEDLWKNIHSSRQYTFADIAAGFACESTFEYRIRDFTEQEKFLAEYRVLGLHPTRHPMELVREVTSLPATQTSRELKQLPPGQTVTAAGIVIRPHRPPTRSGKTVVFLTLEDEFGLIDVTIFERVYQKYGKAVFTEPALIVTGRLEQRGEAKSITAYRVQPLPTGGHYHRGKLKY; from the coding sequence GTGGCAAAATTCGTCCACTTACATACCCACTCCAGTTATTCCTTTCTGGATGGGGCCAATTCACCGACTCAGTTAGTTAAAACAGCCGCTGCCTTGGGGATGCCAGCCTTGGCCTTAACGGATCACAACTATGTCAGCGGTGCCATTGAATTACATAAAGCCGCGGCGGAATTTGGCATCAAGCCCATTACGGGCGTGGAGGTAACCTTAACTAACCGTCACCACCTGGTGCTGTTGGCAAAAAACCCCAAAGGGTACAGCGCTTTGTGCCAGATCCTTACCCAGGCCCATCTCAATCACTCCCGGCAACAGCCGCAAATTGCCCTGGAGCAATTGGTGGGCTGGACCGATGATCTCATCGCCCTTTCGGGGTGTCGCCGGGGTGAAATACCCTATTTAATTCTCCAAAAACAGTTTACCCAGGCTCGGGAGGCGGCTATCAGGTATCGGCGGATTTTCCCCAACTTTTATCTGGAGTTAATCGCGGATTTTCTCCCCCGGGCCCACTGGCTCAACGGAAACCTCTGTGAACTGGGAGAGGAGTTGGCAATCCCAGTAGTGGTGACTAATAACGTTCACTACACCGAGCCGGAATATTTCCCCCTCCACGATGCCTTAACGGCCCTGCGCACCAATACCACGTTAAAGGAGGTTCATCCCCAAAGGCGGCTCAACGCGGAAAACTATCTGAAAAGTGCCGAAGAAATGTCTCGTCTGTGGTCCTGGTGTCCGCAAGGGATTGCCGCCAGTTGGGAGATTGCCCAGATGTGTTCCCCGGCCTTAGACTTAAATCGCAGGCTCTTCCCCGCCTTTCCCACTCCACCCGGAGTAAGTGCCGATGAGTATCTGCGGCAATTGGTTTTTGCCGGTGCAAAGGAGCGCTACGGCCGGATTACCTCGCAAATTCAAAGCCGGCTAGAGCATGAGCTTGACGTTATTGCTCGGCTGCAGGTGGCCGATTATTTTCTCGTAGTCTGGGATATCGCTCGCCAGGCCCGGGAATGGGGAATTCGCTACGCGGGGCGGGGTTCCGCCGCCGACTCCGCGGTGGTTTACTGTTTGTATATTACCGATGTGGACGCCATTGGGCGGAATTTGTTATTCGAACGATTCTTGAGTTTGGAACGATCTCAAACCCCCGACATTGACATTGACTTCGATGCCCGCCACCGGGATCGCATGGCACAATATGTCTACGATACCTATGGACCGGAGCACGTGGCCTCGGTGTGCACCTTTTCCACCTATCGGGCTCGGTCGGCGATTCGGGATTTCGGCAAGGTTTTAGGGTTTCCCGCCCAGGAAATCGACCGCGTTGCTAAGCTGTTTCCCCACATTCCCGCGGATGGGATCAAGGCTGCCCTAGATAGGTACCCCGAGGTGCGGGACAGCAGGCTGCCAAAACATCGCTACGAATTGCTCTTTCATCTGTGTCACCAGGCCGCGGGATTGCCCCGTCATATTGGAACCCATTTGGGAGGGCTTATTGTCAGTGCCGTACCCTTGACGACAATTACTCCGCTGCAAAGATCCGCGAAGGGGGTTTTGATCACCCAGTTTGACAAAAACACCATTGAGGATTTGGGCTTAATCAAGTTGGACTTGTTGTCCCTTCGGACTTTATCAGCGGTGGAGGACTCTCTGGCCTCCATGGCAGCTTCGGGACATTCCGTGGATTACCGTCGTCTCCCCTTAGACGATGCCGCCACCTTTCGCCGCCTTAATTCCGGCTCCACTATCGGTACCTTTCAGTTGGAAAGTCCCGCCCAAAGGGCCCTCCAGGCCCGCCTCGGGGCCGATAACATCGAGGATATCGTTGCCAGTGTTGCCCTGATTCGACCAGGACCCATCCAGGGAAATATGGTGGAACCCTTTATTGCCCGAAGACATGGAGAGGAGCCCATTACTTACCTACACCCGAAACTGGAGCCCATCCTAGCCAAAACCTACGGAGTAGTTCTCTTCCAGGAACAGGTAATCGAAATTGCTACGGTCATCGCCGGCTTCACCCCCGGGGAAGCCGACCAGTTACGCCGGGTAATGACCCACTTTCGTTCCCACCAAGAGATGGACCGAATTGGTCAGCATTTTATCGCCAAGGCGGTAGCCAATGGGGTGGACCGGCAAACCGCGGAAACCATTTTCTCCTATATCGTAGGTTATGCCGGCTATGGCTTTTGTGAGGCCCATGCCGCAGCCTTTTCCGATACAGCGTACAAAACCGCCTATCTCATCGAACACTACCCGGCACATTTTTTCGCGGCCTTGCTCAATAACCAGCCCATGGGATTTTATCCCCCTAACACCCTATGCCTTGAAGCCAGGAATCGGGGAGTAACCCTCCTGCCCGTTGATATTAACCTAAGCGAAATTGACTTTACCGCTGCGGAGGATTCCATCCGCATCGGTCTCAAGCAGGTTAATTCCTTGTCCTCTGCCACCCAAGCCGCCATTATCAAGGCTAGGGCCCAGGGACCCTTCACCGATGTGGAGCAGTTTTGTCGCCGGGTTCCCCTGCAAAGGGATGAACTGCGGCAATTAATTCTCTGTGGGGCCTTTGACAGTCTCAATGGCAATCGGCGCCAGCTGCTCTGGCGGCTGGAGGATCTGTGGAAGAACATCCACTCCAGTCGCCAATATACCTTTGCCGATATCGCTGCGGGCTTTGCCTGCGAGTCAACCTTTGAGTATCGGATCCGGGACTTTACCGAGCAGGAGAAATTTTTGGCGGAATACAGGGTTTTGGGCCTTCACCCCACTCGCCATCCCATGGAATTAGTGCGTGAGGTAACCAGCCTTCCCGCCACCCAAACCAGTCGAGAGCTAAAACAACTGCCGCCCGGTCAGACAGTGACGGCGGCAGGAATTGTGATTCGACCCCATCGTCCCCCGACAAGGAGTGGAAAAACCGTGGTCTTTCTCACCTTGGAGGACGAATTCGGGCTCATCGATGTCACTATTTTTGAAAGGGTTTACCAAAAATACGGCAAGGCGGTATTCACCGAACCGGCCCTAATCGTTACCGGTCGATTAGAGCAGCGGGGTGAGGCCAAAAGCATCACTGCCTATCGGGTACAGCCATTGCCGACGGGTGGGCATTATCACCGGGGAAAACTGAAATACTAG